Genomic DNA from Brassica rapa cultivar Chiifu-401-42 chromosome A04, CAAS_Brap_v3.01, whole genome shotgun sequence:
CTTAACTAAAAGTGGTCAAGCAGGTTTGCATTGATGGTTTCATGTAAACTACATTTACTATATGTCACCTGCGAGAGCAGTGCAGGGATAACAGAAGGTTTCTCTATGTGCGGTGGTGATTTTGTTGAAGTATACAATGAATCATGCCAGGCAGGTTAGAACTCGTGATTACTTGTTTTTGTTTAGACAATGTTTGATACTAAAAACActattcatttatttaaaacGTAACCCGTAACACTGAATTTTCAGGAATGTGGGATGCTGTGGTGACTTGTTTTTTCATAGACACCGCTCATAACATCATTGAGTACATCGAAACCATATCCAAGATCTTAAAGGATGGAGGAGTAATATTCCCTGTTAAACTTTTCTCAACGCCTTTGATCTCTTAATGCTCCTGACTTGTCTAATATCAATTTTTCTATCAGGTTTGGATAAACTTAGGACCTCTGTTGTATCACTTTGCGGACACATATGGCCACGACAATGTACGCACTGGTCTTATCCCACAATCTCGTTATAACGTTTGTTATCACAATGTATATTTCTTGTTTTCACCTTAGGAAATGTCAGTTGAACTAAGTTTGGAGGATGTGAAGAGAGTTGCTTCACAGTATGGGTTCGAGATTGAGGTAATCTTCTAACACAAGACACTATGACAATTCCTGTTTTATCACATGGTCTTCCACACTCATTGCGTGTCCTTGACGTTTACAGAAAGAGAGAACAATTGAAACAACGTACACTACGAATCCTAGGTCTATGATGCAGGTTCAGATTTGTTCATGTCCCTCTAAAGTTTCATTATATCTAATCTCTAATCTcgatttatttttttgggtttatttTGTTTGCAGAACCGATACTATGCTGCCTTCTGGACAATGAGGAAGAAATGTGCAATAATGACTTAACTAAATATCCCTACAACGATATTCATTCCGGAGATTTTTTGTTGCAtcttgattttcttttcttggGATGAATCAACTATTTGTTTTGTTGGTACAAACTACTATACGATGTTTTCAGTTGATGAATAAAAGAACTTTTGTACTCAATGTCAACCGGTAACATGATTTGGAGATTTAGATCTGGCCATGGCTGGCACTTGCTTAGTACTTGTGAATTAAAAAGCTTGTGCACTGAAAAAGATAGCTACGTTTGTTTTTAGTGAATTGCAGCATACAACGTTATATCATCTTCTATTATCTCTTTTTtgagtaaaatataatttgatgattcgaaattaaaaaataagtgGCCTAATTAGTTGAAATGGCGTTTGGTAGATTAAGAACCACATATTGGTCGGTTCACCAAACAAACAAACGTTGTCTAACGTTACTCCGCTAATTTACTAGAAGTAGATGCACTAGCCAAATCACAACTTGCGTTTACATTCACTGAGTTGAAAAATTCCATACGCCATCTTGAAACTAAAGTTTTCGTATATAGTATTTTATGTATATTCGTGatggaaaggaaaaaaaattacttgCAAATCTCAAAAGGAAATATTCTCAGCATAAAGTTTCAGTCCAATTTTACTTGATATAAGTCGCCATTAGCGAATACTGTGTGTAAGGTTTAGTTGTATCTCACTTTCTAACATGTAAATATTCCGATGGAGAAAGCAATAAGCTTTTGCTttcagaaagaaaataaaaccttTTATTACAACGAAAGGAATAAACCCATGTTAAATTTATGATCATCGTTCATGTTGCATATTctaatgtttttctttaaaaaaaagtttctaaTATTATTCAAAAGCTTTGGCATGTATATTTTTGTGCAAACCAAAATCAAATATGTGaatgattttttcttttaatttaagGAAAATACTATAAATGTATGATGATGGtgatatcaatatatataattgttttggTTTCTTAAGTAAGGCAAATAATGAAACATCTTCAGTAGTGTATACACTAGTAATTACGAGTTTAAGTTGGCATATTTGAATTACCATGAAGGAGTTCTGTTTGTTAAAGAGTTATTATTTAAACTAGAGCTAATTTttgcgctacgcgcggattacatattttcaatttgttttatttatatattaaaaattgtgtAATATATGAATTGTAACTAAATTTGGAACAGTTTATTCATTACTAATttaaattgaatattttgtagtatttccaaattttaatataggtatattttttcaattgTGTCATAAAACTTATGTCACTGTAAAGCAGATTTACATTATATGTAAAATAACACAATTAACATAACAAATACGATGACAATAAATTGAgttattttataactttttgatgtaatcatttttattctttatttttcaaatttgcaTTTGAACCTTATAAAGGTTTACAAATTTATCAGTGGTTTTAGTTAAAATGTTGAAATTTTATCACACAAATAATACATGGgaacaaattttaatatattttttaatttgttatgcttattttttctattttcatttaaccCTCTGGGTTTGTTTCCAAAGTTtaatatactatataatattaactttatattcaatgttcttctatttttatttagtaaagaAAGAATTTTATTCTTAGAGATTTCCTCAATATAACACATAAGTTTTTATTTCATAACCCGCTTTATTACTTACCAATTAAATACAAATAGATAGTGTTTTGCTCAAAAAAGCTCGCAAAAAGCGTTTTGGGACATACagtaaaacctctataaattaataacgttgggactttaaaattttattaatttatagagatattcatttacaattttttcattaattatattttttattataagatatatttattctaagataagaaaaatatttgacattagtgtatagacattaattttttattttttttaaatgatatttatattatttggtgcatataatatatattgcatagaacgtaaatgtggttttagatataatactACTAAATTTAATCAAAgatatattaagtgttaagaaatataaagatatttttattgtgaatataaaacaaacaatataataataggttcttacttatataaaatatgtatacatataaattattaatttataattttattgggaCCATACATTTacatataatgttttttaaaaatatattatcttattattttattgatttgtgtcaaattttaaACCGACTCAAGTTTGAccgacaaaaaatattaatttataaaaactatattaatcTTTCAGAGAGAAAGATGCTAGCAATCATCAATGTTTGTCTTGCTGAACTTGGTGATACGATGTTGTATTTGATGAGAACCTGTAAGACACTATTCCACAGCACCAAATTTCCCCGCAAGAACCACAGTGACCCTAAACAAACCAAAAAGGTTCTCATTGATCTGAAAAAGTGCTGCTGAATAAATAGCAAAAGAAAGTTTAACCTTATATTTAGTGTGATAACTGAAGAGAGAATTAGATGcagaatataagaaaaatattttcaagaCAATGAATAAAGACATAGATAATGGTATTTTAGATTGACCTAGGATCATTCCAATGCTGGTGCACTGTGACCAAACGGTTGTAGCATTAACGCTTTAGAGTTCTGTCATGGCTTATAACAGGCACACATAAGTATTCAATCTTTGGTGTTGGCTTAATACTGAGGACTTGAGGAGGCATTTAAACTCTGCAACCTGCACATAccataaacaaagaaaaacaaaagagagtgATCAATATCAGGAACAATGAATGATAAGCAGTTGTTTCTCTAGAGAAGAAAGAATGTGTAGCTGGAAGATTGACTCCCGTGGATCTCTCTTAAAACCTCTACACTCTCCATGGCTGAAGGACATCTTAGTCTTGTCCAGCCAAAATCTAAACTCTGCAACTTGTTCTGCAGAAACCAATACAATCAGCAAAGCACAAACATAATAACAATAAGATGAAGATACATAAACCAAAGTATTTTGTGGGGTGTCTATAATGGGTAAATCGACTACAtagataattaattttaaaaaaaatttaaaaacaggtAGAAAATAGGAAGCGCACCTGTTCATCAAGAATTAGAAGCTCACGTTCGATGATCATGCAATTTCAGATGGATATATCGCATAATCCGGGGACGGTATATTTCTCCATGTGATTCATCATAAAAAGAAATAGGAGAAACAGAGAGAAGGTTCTATGACTTTACCACTGTATATACAGAGGAATTTGACGATTGATAGATTTATCAATGGACATGCGTTTGGTTTTAGGTTACTGTAAAAGTGGTGATTATATATTATGAAGCTCAAACGCaatattaaaggagaagatgGAAAATAAGGATGACGTTCTGGTTTTCTTTGCCAGCAAAGTAGACACCGAAGGAAGAAGGATTGTTGGCTACGGTTTAGTAAAATTAATGTTccaggtttgtttttttttgttaagtaaaATGACATGGCAATTTGGAAACATGTTATTGGTTGATTAAATCTGCTGAGGTGGACACCTTAGATTTTGAGCTTATTgtgcttttagtattgtgatgTCGACAATAAAAGTGTCTAGACCACAAAGAAGTAGAGCAAAACTAAATCAAACTTATGTGTCTATACCAAAATAAAGGATGCTTCTTGGTCGTTTCATTAATTGGTTCGCTGGGATCAATTATGATAACTTAATGTTATTCCGCCGCCCACGCGGTTCTACTAAACCGACCTTCTTCTTCCCTATATACAGTATATGCATGACGACTATATATATGATCATCATGCAAATAACAAGCCATCTCAATATCTCACACACGTATACATTCACCTTTACGTACGATTCTCCCTTTGCTTTTGAAAGAGAACTTACAAGTTGTCCAAACTCCGAAGAATGAGTCAGTTCAGCCAAAAACAATCTGCAGGTATGTTAGCCGTCATCATGATTAATCGTATTCCTAGAGATTTATGGTATTAAACTAACGTGAAACATATGTATGTGTGTTTATAACTAGGAGCTTATCAAACGCCACCAGCGTCTTCCAGTCCCTACGTTGCACCGCCTCCTGCCGGTTACCCAACTAACGACACAAGTCATGCTACGATGGCTCCGGTCGAGACAAAGTCTAAGGGTGATGGATTCTGGAAAGGCTGgtaatctcttcttctcttcctctagAAAACTTTAAATTCAGTTTTGTTTGGTTATATATCGAACCGGGTCGGTTATTGTAGTCTTGATTACTTTGCTGTTTTCAATTTTGAATGCAGTCTTGCGGCCGTGTGTTGCTGTTGTGTCCTCGACGCCTGCTTCTGATTTGAGAGGAGTTCGATGGTTTATTTGTTGTTAATTCTCGTGCGAATGATTTGTATCTTGCTTTGTTGTACCATGTTTGGGATTTGAGTAGTTTATCACATTTGGAAATTTTTATCTTTGATTCTTATTGTTGAATTTATcatttttcataaattattttctttttcacaCATCAAAATCATGTTAGGACAATGATGACTATAATTTCCATTAGACAAATTCGTGAAGCATCAAGTTTGGCGGCTCTATCGTCGTCTGTTGATAGGAGCTATCAGCTCCTTTGTTTTTCTCTTATCCGGAAAGCGACTCTTCTTAGTTGTGCCCTGCCTCCTCCTTATTTGGTGCCGGAATCTTTAGTTTTATGAGTTTTATGCTTGTGGGAAGGGACCGGAGTCGGGAGCCATAAACGGTAAACCTCCGCTTGTTTTCCAGCGTTGCTCCGTTTTTTTATCTTCTGGCCTCTCCGCTCATCGGAAAAGGGTTCTCAGGATGCGTCcgtgttgatctctggagttgCTACATCGTATTCCTATAATTTGCTATCATGTGAAGCCCACAAACGGCAAAAGAATTTACATTTAGGGCTTCGAAAGATTTAGTTAGGTACTCAGAGCTGCGCTAGTTCTATTGGTAAAGCTTTCTCCCCAAAGGATAGAGATGCCATGTTTGAGTGTCAGTAGTTGCGGGCAGGGGATTAAACAACCGGTCCTTGTTCATGGTCCAAAGAGATTATAGACTTAGACTCAGaactttttgaattaaaaaaagagattaagttagagtttttttttaaaattcttattattatttggGTCACAAATAAATCTAGACAGTGTTTGACTTAAAATTAGAATAAATAGACGTTTGGATACCTCTCGGATTCGATCAGATATTTGGGGGTTTTAGGGTATTTTAATATTGGCGGTTAGAACCAGTttgagtatttttaaatatcggATCGGGTTAGGATATTTTTTAACTCGGGTATAGTTATTTTGGGTTGGGTTcgaatatttagatttaaaaaaaaagctttttgttcttaaaatttattattaacttaaataattttctaatttttaatagattaaacgATTAATAGGTTTCaagataaaaatttgaaaacagaaaaaaacttATATGGTTATTGTTTTGAGATTTTGAATGCACTTTTTGTTAATGCATCAACCAAGAAGCTCGACATTTATTTTAAGTGAGTAACAAATCACTTTGTCGGTAAGTATATGCATATTACATGATTTTTGAACTATGtacaatattaatataaatattttaaataaaatgatgtAAGTAAATTAGGAATATAAGGTTaaatatacatatgttcggatatccatttaggttcTGATATTACTtgttcgggttcagatatttaatttttcctAGTTTAATTTCCGTTTGGGTTCGGATATCTAATCTTTTCTAATTAACTCAATATTCGTTCATATATTTTGCCACTTCAATT
This window encodes:
- the LOC103865183 gene encoding cysteine-rich and transmembrane domain-containing protein WIH1, with the translated sequence MSQFSQKQSAGAYQTPPASSSPYVAPPPAGYPTNDTSHATMAPVETKSKGDGFWKGCLAAVCCCCVLDACF